A stretch of Desulfotalea psychrophila LSv54 DNA encodes these proteins:
- a CDS encoding class I SAM-dependent methyltransferase has protein sequence MLHNITLSLVPEIITDNILIKAKEIAQFLNIPLSDRREEYPQALIWDRDGLSLCSISAKDGSHAKLLYIDFMGGKNGYRHANDCTTRQPIAKAVGIKPGFRPTVFDATAGMGGDGFVLACLGCRVTLCERSPIMYTLLQDGIERARQDSVMNKIMANLDLIHNNSKQFLENHGTNYHTIYMDPMYPHKKKSALNKKEMRVIRDLVGDDNDSDNLLETALTVAGNRVVVKRPKGAPYIEERKPHHEITMKNSRFDVYLTSYL, from the coding sequence ATGTTACATAATATAACACTTTCTCTTGTACCAGAAATAATCACAGATAATATACTCATAAAAGCAAAAGAAATCGCCCAGTTTCTTAATATTCCCTTAAGCGACAGAAGAGAAGAGTATCCCCAGGCCCTTATTTGGGACAGAGATGGTCTCAGTCTCTGCAGTATATCTGCAAAGGATGGTTCTCATGCTAAATTACTCTATATCGATTTTATGGGTGGTAAAAATGGCTATCGGCATGCAAACGACTGCACCACAAGGCAACCAATTGCCAAGGCTGTTGGCATCAAGCCCGGTTTTCGCCCCACTGTTTTTGATGCAACTGCGGGGATGGGAGGAGATGGTTTTGTTCTTGCCTGCCTCGGTTGCAGGGTCACCCTCTGCGAGAGATCGCCCATAATGTATACCCTCTTGCAAGACGGTATTGAGCGGGCCAGACAGGATAGTGTTATGAATAAGATCATGGCAAACCTTGATCTTATTCATAACAACAGCAAGCAGTTCCTAGAAAACCATGGAACGAATTACCACACCATCTATATGGATCCCATGTACCCCCATAAAAAAAAATCGGCTCTTAATAAAAAAGAGATGCGGGTTATACGTGATCTTGTCGGTGATGATAATGACAGTGATAATCTACTGGAGACGGCGCTCACTGTTGCTGGGAACCGAGTGGTAGTCAAGCGTCCCAAAGGAGCGCCCTACATAGAAGAGAGAAAACCACACCATGAAATAACCATGAAAAACAGCAGATTTGATGTCTACTTAACCTCCTACTTATGA
- a CDS encoding 23S rRNA (pseudouridine(1915)-N(3))-methyltransferase RlmH, translating to MKHEILLLGKIKDSFIAEGVEEYLKRLQHYTKVELRYLKGKGKKGALLSTEQEGELLLANVPANAFVVALDVQGKNLSSEGLAEQVINWENTGTRSVCYLIGGPLGLSPSLLARADLRLSFSKMTFTHDMVRLLLVEQLYRAYTIKAGEKYHK from the coding sequence ATGAAACACGAAATACTCTTACTCGGTAAGATAAAGGACTCTTTTATTGCCGAAGGCGTAGAGGAATATTTGAAGCGTTTGCAGCATTATACTAAAGTGGAACTTCGCTATCTTAAGGGCAAGGGTAAAAAAGGTGCTTTGCTCAGCACAGAGCAGGAGGGGGAGCTGTTGCTGGCGAATGTTCCTGCCAACGCCTTTGTGGTTGCCCTTGATGTTCAGGGCAAGAATCTCAGTTCCGAGGGACTTGCTGAGCAGGTGATTAATTGGGAAAATACTGGGACCAGAAGTGTCTGCTACCTTATCGGTGGTCCCTTAGGGCTTTCTCCCAGTCTCCTTGCCAGGGCTGATCTGCGCCTCTCCTTTTCTAAAATGACCTTTACCCACGATATGGTTCGTCTTCTCTTAGTCGAGCAGCTCTATAGGGCCTACACCATAAAGGCCGGCGAAAAATATCATAAGTAG
- a CDS encoding YkgJ family cysteine cluster protein, giving the protein MREEIFACARCGFCCQGESTVSLDKDDQERMQSALGISRSEMFERFLRVTAGEVQMKTVDGHCIFFSSEGCEVHEGRPWRCRQWPLHPAILVDEANFITIAESCPGLNKEYSYADFSGLLRQYLASVSN; this is encoded by the coding sequence TTGCGAGAAGAAATATTTGCATGCGCCAGATGTGGCTTTTGTTGTCAGGGGGAGTCTACGGTATCCCTTGATAAGGATGACCAGGAAAGGATGCAGAGTGCCCTTGGTATATCACGCTCAGAGATGTTTGAACGTTTTCTGCGTGTGACTGCTGGTGAGGTACAAATGAAAACAGTTGATGGACACTGTATTTTTTTTAGCTCAGAGGGCTGTGAGGTGCATGAGGGACGTCCTTGGAGATGTCGTCAATGGCCTTTGCACCCAGCTATTCTTGTCGATGAGGCAAATTTTATAACCATCGCTGAGTCTTGTCCAGGTCTTAACAAAGAGTACTCCTATGCGGATTTTTCAGGTCTGCTGCGCCAGTACCTTGCCTCTGTTTCCAACTAG
- a CDS encoding YqgE/AlgH family protein, protein MRNTIKSTNSLAGYFLVSTLQMPDSRFAGQVVYVCSHNSNGALGLVINKPDCNLSFAQVLREMGMEVSRAELPSVYIGGPVSLDAAFVLYRSHPYEGNHIDITDNISLSREKELLELVVGENSSRNYLFLVGYVGWESGQLELELRDNSWLVVPGDEQVIFDLPDGEKWKAAAAYYGIDITTFNENLGYA, encoded by the coding sequence ATGAGAAATACTATCAAAAGCACCAATAGTCTTGCCGGCTATTTTCTTGTTTCGACTCTACAGATGCCCGATTCTCGTTTTGCGGGACAGGTGGTCTATGTCTGTTCTCATAACAGCAATGGGGCCTTGGGCCTTGTTATAAATAAACCAGATTGTAATCTCAGCTTTGCCCAGGTTTTGCGGGAAATGGGTATGGAGGTTTCCAGGGCAGAGCTTCCCTCCGTTTATATTGGCGGACCTGTTTCCCTCGATGCTGCCTTTGTTCTCTATCGATCCCATCCCTATGAGGGTAATCACATAGATATCACCGATAATATTTCCCTCAGTCGAGAAAAAGAGTTACTCGAATTGGTTGTAGGGGAGAACAGTTCCCGCAATTATCTCTTCTTGGTCGGTTATGTCGGCTGGGAATCCGGGCAGTTGGAGTTGGAGTTACGGGATAATAGCTGGCTTGTTGTGCCGGGTGATGAACAGGTGATATTTGATTTGCCAGACGGAGAAAAATGGAAGGCTGCCGCCGCCTACTATGGCATAGATATTACCACCTTTAATGAAAATCTTGGGTATGCTTGA
- a CDS encoding glycosyltransferase family 2 protein: MKTISAFVTTFNNEKTLANCLKSVQWADEIVVLDSYSTDSTVSIAESYGAKIFQHEFLGYGPQKQSALEKISCEWALLLDADEEVTPALAKEIQGMLTTESGHDGYKLPRQEQLFWVMSSPYSGFNYQLRLFRRLAGALSDDAVHADPEVHGTVGQMRHPFYHYGEVNIHAKEARINAYSSGMVEEKVAKGKKHPLLMCLFYPAWTFLQSYVFKRGFLNGSAGFIGSVIMAHYAFLKYAKLHEYYQVEKYGTSLLPADAPDNLAPPKVPK; encoded by the coding sequence ATGAAAACAATATCTGCTTTTGTAACAACTTTTAATAATGAAAAAACGTTGGCAAATTGTCTGAAGAGTGTGCAGTGGGCTGATGAAATTGTTGTTCTTGATTCGTACAGTACCGATAGCACCGTGTCGATAGCGGAGTCCTATGGGGCAAAAATATTTCAGCATGAATTTTTAGGATATGGTCCACAGAAGCAATCTGCCCTGGAAAAAATAAGCTGTGAATGGGCATTGCTCCTCGATGCAGATGAGGAGGTTACTCCGGCATTGGCAAAAGAAATTCAGGGGATGCTCACCACTGAGTCAGGCCATGATGGTTATAAATTGCCTCGTCAGGAGCAACTTTTTTGGGTAATGAGCAGTCCATATTCCGGTTTTAACTACCAGTTAAGGCTTTTTCGCAGACTTGCCGGTGCCCTAAGTGATGATGCCGTGCATGCAGATCCTGAGGTTCATGGCACGGTGGGGCAGATGCGCCATCCATTTTATCACTATGGCGAGGTGAATATTCATGCTAAGGAGGCAAGGATAAATGCCTACTCTTCGGGAATGGTGGAGGAGAAAGTTGCAAAGGGTAAGAAGCATCCCCTTTTAATGTGTCTCTTTTATCCTGCTTGGACTTTTTTGCAGTCCTATGTTTTTAAGCGTGGTTTTCTCAATGGCAGTGCTGGATTTATTGGTTCTGTTATTATGGCGCATTATGCATTTCTTAAATATGCAAAATTACATGAATACTATCAGGTTGAGAAGTATGGCACATCTCTTCTTCCTGCCGATGCCCCCGATAATCTTGCTCCGCCGAAGGTTCCGAAATAG